In Ciconia boyciana chromosome 3, ASM3463844v1, whole genome shotgun sequence, a genomic segment contains:
- the WDR43 gene encoding WD repeat-containing protein 43 isoform X1, whose amino-acid sequence MAAAACGGEAAAAARALCAFSPRDRRFFAISSSDGRLRVWETANSRLQHEYVPSAHLSAACTCLAWAPPGGRPPPSKDGPQRKKRKSEVAEVDKQLDILAVGTAVGSILLYSTVKGELQSKLDGGHDNRVNCVRWHQDNCCLYSCSEDKHIVEWNAQTCKVKCKWKGDNSSVTSLCISPDGKMLLSAGRTIKLWDLETKEVYRHFTGHATSVSSLMFTTVKPMNENKPFDGITGLYFLSGAIHDRLLSVWQIRSDRKEKNAVMSFTVTDEPTFIDLTVSEVKEEPVKLAVVCRDGQLHLFEHILNGYCKKPLTSNCTIQIATPGNDGDSTPKPVPILAAAFCADKQSLLLVYGNTLQPIIEKVSLNTTESHICLIRDIQKVLSLKTDVALTKVKTPVVNSDTKVLVPGIPGHSTAVKTPSSGKEKKKNKRKPGEIEESIEERLEALDIDVSKVKTPGGLPQTDSFAVLLVQGLESNDAEILNRVLNTRKENVIKNTVARMPIHAVIPLLHELTKRLQGNPYSASLMVRWLKSVFTLHASYLSTLPDLIPQLGMLYQLMESRVKTLQKLSRLHGRLFILVTQVAASETVQDVAEVNQTAKLVYEDESSEEEGSDDEMIADKDSDENWDEDEEKEEQSDEQDMTVEKEINGDSDLEPENESEEE is encoded by the exons ATGGCGGCAGCAGCGTGTGGCGGggaggcggcagcagcggcgCGGGCCCTTTGCGCTTTCTCCCCCCGCGACCGTCGTTTCTTCGCCATCTCCAGTTCGGATGGGCGTCTGCGGGTGTGGGAGACGGCGAACAGCCGCTTGCAGCACGAGTACGTGCCCTCCGCCCACCTCAGCGCTGCCTGTACTTGCCTGGCCTGGGCCCCACCGGGGGGACGCCCGCCCCCCAGCAAG GATGGCCCCCAGAGGAAAAAACGGAAGTCTGAAGTTGCAGAAGTGGACAAGCAGTTAGATATCCTGGCTGTTGGTACAGCAGTTGGTAGCATTTTGTTGTACAGCACAGTAAAAGGAGAGTTACAGAGCAAGCTA GATGGCGGTCATGACAACAGAGTAAACTGTGTGAGATGGCATCAGGACAACTGCTGCTTGTATAGCTGTTCAGAGGACAAACACATTGTGGAATGGAACGCACAGACCTGCAAAGTAAAGTG CAAGTGGAAAGGCGACAATAGCAGTGTCACCTCTCTATGCATCAGTCCAGATgggaaaatgctgctgtcaGCCGGTAGAACTATAAAACTGTGGGACCTGGAGACCAAAGAAGTCTACAGA caTTTCACAGGCCATGCTACGTCAGTGTCATCATTAATGTTTACCACAGTGAAACCTATGAATGAAAATAAGCCCTTTGATGGAATTACGGGGCTTTATTTCTTATCTGGAGCTATACATGACCGATTACTGAGTGTATG GCAGATCAGATcagataggaaagaaaagaatgcgGTGATGTCTTTCACAGTAACAGATGAACCAACTTTTATTGACCTGACTGTATCAGAAGTAAAAGAAGAG CCTGTGAAGTTAGCAGTTGTGTGCAGAGATGGGCAGTTGCATTTATTTGAACATATCTTAAACGG ttattgcAAAAAACCCTTAACATCAAACTGTACTATCCAGATAGCAACGCCTGGAAACGATGGGGACTCCACACCAAAACCAGTCCCTATTCTAGCAGCTGCGTTTTGCGCAGACAAACAGTCTCTGCTGCTTGTGTATGGGAACACCTTACAGCCCATCATAGAGAAAGTG TCTTTGAACACGACTGAATCCCACATATGTTTGATAAGGGACATCCAGAAAGTGTTGTCACTTAAAACAGATGTTGCTCTAACAAAG GTAAAGACACCTGTTGTGAACTCGGACACCAAAGTTCTAGTGCCTGGCATTCCAGGACATAGTACAGCTGTCAAAACTCCATCCTcgggaaaggagaaaaagaaaaacaagaggaaacCGGGAGAGATAGAG GAAAGCATTGAAGAGCGCCTAGAAGCATTGGATATTGATGTGAGCAAAGTAAAAACTCCAGGTGGCCTTCCACAAACAGATAGCTTTGCGGTACTTTTGGTTCAGGGCTTGGAAAGCAATGATGCAGAAATCTTAAAT AGAGTGCTTaacacaagaaaggaaaatgtaataaagaacACAGTAGCCAGAATGCCTATACATGCTGTCATTCCACTGCTGCATGAG CTTACGAAGAGGTTGCAGGGCAACCCATACAG tgccTCACTAATGGTTCGATGGCTGAAGTCTGTGTTTACTCTACATGCATCCTACCTTTCCACA TTGCCAGACCTTATTCCTCAGCTGGGAATGCTATACCAGTTAATGGAGAGCAGAGTAAAAACTTTGCAAAAGCTTTCCCGTCTGCATGGAAGACTCTTCATTCTTGTCACCCAG GTTGCAGCATCGGAAACAGTTCAGGATGTAGCTGAGGTTAATCAGACTGCGAAGCTGGTATATGAGGATG aatcCTCAGAGGAGGAAGGCTCAGATGATGAGATGATTGCAGATAAAGACTCTGAT gaaaactgggatgaagatgaagaaaaagaggagcaaTCTGATGAACAAGATATGACTGTTGAAAAGGAAATCAATGGTGATTCTGATTTGGaaccagaaaatgaaagtgaagaAGAATAA
- the WDR43 gene encoding WD repeat-containing protein 43 isoform X2: MFSTLNLFYLTSPQVSVRPENIWNIYSKDGPQRKKRKSEVAEVDKQLDILAVGTAVGSILLYSTVKGELQSKLDGGHDNRVNCVRWHQDNCCLYSCSEDKHIVEWNAQTCKVKCKWKGDNSSVTSLCISPDGKMLLSAGRTIKLWDLETKEVYRHFTGHATSVSSLMFTTVKPMNENKPFDGITGLYFLSGAIHDRLLSVWQIRSDRKEKNAVMSFTVTDEPTFIDLTVSEVKEEPVKLAVVCRDGQLHLFEHILNGYCKKPLTSNCTIQIATPGNDGDSTPKPVPILAAAFCADKQSLLLVYGNTLQPIIEKVSLNTTESHICLIRDIQKVLSLKTDVALTKVKTPVVNSDTKVLVPGIPGHSTAVKTPSSGKEKKKNKRKPGEIEESIEERLEALDIDVSKVKTPGGLPQTDSFAVLLVQGLESNDAEILNRVLNTRKENVIKNTVARMPIHAVIPLLHELTKRLQGNPYSASLMVRWLKSVFTLHASYLSTLPDLIPQLGMLYQLMESRVKTLQKLSRLHGRLFILVTQVAASETVQDVAEVNQTAKLVYEDESSEEEGSDDEMIADKDSDENWDEDEEKEEQSDEQDMTVEKEINGDSDLEPENESEEE; the protein is encoded by the exons ATGTTCTCCActttgaatttgttttatttaacttcaCCTCAGGTGAGCGTTCGACCTGAAAATATCTGGAATATATACAGTAAG GATGGCCCCCAGAGGAAAAAACGGAAGTCTGAAGTTGCAGAAGTGGACAAGCAGTTAGATATCCTGGCTGTTGGTACAGCAGTTGGTAGCATTTTGTTGTACAGCACAGTAAAAGGAGAGTTACAGAGCAAGCTA GATGGCGGTCATGACAACAGAGTAAACTGTGTGAGATGGCATCAGGACAACTGCTGCTTGTATAGCTGTTCAGAGGACAAACACATTGTGGAATGGAACGCACAGACCTGCAAAGTAAAGTG CAAGTGGAAAGGCGACAATAGCAGTGTCACCTCTCTATGCATCAGTCCAGATgggaaaatgctgctgtcaGCCGGTAGAACTATAAAACTGTGGGACCTGGAGACCAAAGAAGTCTACAGA caTTTCACAGGCCATGCTACGTCAGTGTCATCATTAATGTTTACCACAGTGAAACCTATGAATGAAAATAAGCCCTTTGATGGAATTACGGGGCTTTATTTCTTATCTGGAGCTATACATGACCGATTACTGAGTGTATG GCAGATCAGATcagataggaaagaaaagaatgcgGTGATGTCTTTCACAGTAACAGATGAACCAACTTTTATTGACCTGACTGTATCAGAAGTAAAAGAAGAG CCTGTGAAGTTAGCAGTTGTGTGCAGAGATGGGCAGTTGCATTTATTTGAACATATCTTAAACGG ttattgcAAAAAACCCTTAACATCAAACTGTACTATCCAGATAGCAACGCCTGGAAACGATGGGGACTCCACACCAAAACCAGTCCCTATTCTAGCAGCTGCGTTTTGCGCAGACAAACAGTCTCTGCTGCTTGTGTATGGGAACACCTTACAGCCCATCATAGAGAAAGTG TCTTTGAACACGACTGAATCCCACATATGTTTGATAAGGGACATCCAGAAAGTGTTGTCACTTAAAACAGATGTTGCTCTAACAAAG GTAAAGACACCTGTTGTGAACTCGGACACCAAAGTTCTAGTGCCTGGCATTCCAGGACATAGTACAGCTGTCAAAACTCCATCCTcgggaaaggagaaaaagaaaaacaagaggaaacCGGGAGAGATAGAG GAAAGCATTGAAGAGCGCCTAGAAGCATTGGATATTGATGTGAGCAAAGTAAAAACTCCAGGTGGCCTTCCACAAACAGATAGCTTTGCGGTACTTTTGGTTCAGGGCTTGGAAAGCAATGATGCAGAAATCTTAAAT AGAGTGCTTaacacaagaaaggaaaatgtaataaagaacACAGTAGCCAGAATGCCTATACATGCTGTCATTCCACTGCTGCATGAG CTTACGAAGAGGTTGCAGGGCAACCCATACAG tgccTCACTAATGGTTCGATGGCTGAAGTCTGTGTTTACTCTACATGCATCCTACCTTTCCACA TTGCCAGACCTTATTCCTCAGCTGGGAATGCTATACCAGTTAATGGAGAGCAGAGTAAAAACTTTGCAAAAGCTTTCCCGTCTGCATGGAAGACTCTTCATTCTTGTCACCCAG GTTGCAGCATCGGAAACAGTTCAGGATGTAGCTGAGGTTAATCAGACTGCGAAGCTGGTATATGAGGATG aatcCTCAGAGGAGGAAGGCTCAGATGATGAGATGATTGCAGATAAAGACTCTGAT gaaaactgggatgaagatgaagaaaaagaggagcaaTCTGATGAACAAGATATGACTGTTGAAAAGGAAATCAATGGTGATTCTGATTTGGaaccagaaaatgaaagtgaagaAGAATAA